The Thermococcus sp. EP1 genome includes a region encoding these proteins:
- a CDS encoding EVE domain-containing protein has translation MPYWLCITNRENWGIIKKNNLWGVPEKRHKNTLLKVKPGDKVVIYLKQEKDQKGNVLEPKIVAIYEVVAEPFKDSKKIFKAPKGSNEVYPWRIKLKPIKFGEIEFKSLIPKLNFIKNKKKWSTHLFGKAMREIPEEDYKVIEKLL, from the coding sequence ATGCCATATTGGCTTTGTATAACAAATAGAGAAAATTGGGGAATAATTAAGAAGAACAATCTCTGGGGCGTTCCTGAAAAGAGACACAAAAATACCCTTTTAAAAGTTAAACCCGGAGATAAAGTAGTTATTTACCTTAAACAGGAAAAAGATCAGAAGGGAAATGTTCTAGAGCCAAAAATTGTAGCTATTTATGAAGTTGTGGCTGAACCATTTAAAGATTCCAAAAAGATATTTAAAGCTCCAAAAGGCAGCAATGAAGTATATCCTTGGAGAATCAAACTTAAACCAATTAAGTTTGGGGAAATTGAATTTAAGTCTTTGATTCCAAAATTAAACTTTATCAAAAATAAAAAGAAATGGTCAACACACTTATTCGGAAAAGCAATGCGTGAGATCCCAGAAGAAGATTATAAAGTAATTGAAAAGCTTCTTTAA
- a CDS encoding MBL fold metallo-hydrolase yields MKVIGDIHLVDNTFANVYIIVRNNKLITIDTGLPEEYEKIIKYIDGLGRVPEEVELIIATHAHYDHIGALKALKEATGANVAAHKDEVPYFTGEKTFHGEKTFQKAIEPVDVEVVLNDGDVVEGLKIIHSPGHTPGSICLLDLKTKALFVGDLLYEQDGRLEEVPHHYSLDPMKNREAIRRLLEIDFVHLLPSHGQPILNEGKEKVRELVKRL; encoded by the coding sequence ATGAAAGTTATAGGAGACATCCACCTTGTAGATAACACGTTTGCAAATGTCTATATTATAGTGAGGAATAACAAACTCATAACAATAGATACCGGTCTCCCAGAGGAGTATGAGAAGATAATAAAATACATAGACGGCCTAGGCCGTGTCCCCGAGGAAGTGGAACTCATTATAGCTACCCATGCTCATTATGACCATATAGGGGCACTAAAAGCCCTTAAAGAAGCCACTGGTGCAAATGTTGCCGCCCATAAAGATGAAGTTCCATATTTCACAGGTGAGAAGACGTTCCATGGAGAGAAAACATTCCAAAAGGCGATAGAACCTGTGGACGTGGAAGTAGTCTTAAATGATGGGGATGTGGTCGAGGGATTAAAGATCATTCACTCTCCCGGCCACACACCTGGGAGTATTTGTCTGCTAGATCTAAAAACCAAGGCCCTTTTTGTTGGAGACTTACTCTATGAGCAAGATGGAAGACTCGAAGAGGTCCCGCATCATTACTCTCTCGATCCAATGAAGAACAGGGAAGCGATAAGAAGGCTTTTAGAAATTGATTTTGTGCATTTGTTGCCAAGTCACGGCCAACCGATTTTGAACGAAGGAAAAGAGAAGGTGAGGGAGTTAGTGAAGAGGCTTTGA